In the genome of Pangasianodon hypophthalmus isolate fPanHyp1 chromosome 15, fPanHyp1.pri, whole genome shotgun sequence, the window catcaacacacgccatcgcacatcaacacacgccatctcacatcatctcgcatcaacacacgccatctcacatcaacacacgccatcacacgccatctcacatcaacacacgccatctcacatcaacacacgccatctcgcatcaacacacgccatcgcacatcaacacacgccatctcacatcaacacacgccatcacacgccatctcacatcaacacacgccatctcacatcaacacacgccatctcacatcaacacacgccatctcgcatcaacacacgccatcacacgccatctcacatcaacacacgccatctcgcatcaacacacgccatctcgcatcaacacacgccatctcgcatcaacacacgccatctcgcatcaacacacgccatcacacgccatctcacatcaacacacgccatctcacatcaacacacgccatctcacatcaacacacgccatctcgcatcaacacacgccatcacacgccatctcgcatcaacacacgccatctcgcatcaacacacgccatctcgcatcaacacacgccatcacacgccatctcacatcaacacacgccatctcgcatcaacacacgccatctcacatcaacacacgccatcgcacatcaacacacgccatcgcacatcaacacacgccatctcacatcatctcgcatcaacacacgccatctcacatcaacacacgccatctcacatcaacacacgccatcacacgccatctcacatcatctcgcatcaacacacgccatctcacatcaacacacgccatcgcacatcaacacacgccatctcacatcatctcacatcaacacacgccatctcacatcaacacacgccatcacacgccatctcacatcatctcgcatcaacacacgccatctcacatcaacacacgccatcacacgccatctcacatcaacacacgccatctcacatcaacacacgccatctcacatcaacacacgccatcgcacatcaacacacgccatcgcacatcaacacacgccatctcacatcatctcgcatcaacacacgccatctcacatcaacacacgccatcacacgccatctcacatcaacacacgccatctcgcatcaacacacgccatcacacgccatctcacatcaacacacgccatcacacatcaacacacgccatctcgcatcaacacacgccatcgcacatcaacacacgccatctcacatcaacacacgccatcacacgccatctcacatcaacacacgccatctcacatcaacacacgccatctcacatcaacacacgccatctcgcatcaacacacgccatcacacgccatctcacatcaacacacgccatctcgcatcaacacacgccatctcgcatcaacacacgccatctcacatcaacacacgccatctcgcatcaacacacgccatcacacgccatctcatatcaacacacgccatctcacatcatcgcacgccatctcacatcaacacacgccatctcgcatcaacacacgccatctcgcatcaacacacgccatctcacatcaacacacgccatcacacgccatctcacatcaacacacgccatcacacgccatctcacatcaacacacgccatctcgcatcaacacacgccatctgacatcaacacacgccatctcacatcaacacacgccatcacacgccatctcacatcaacacacgccatctcacatcaacacacgccatctcacatcaacacacgccatctcacatcaacacacgccatcacacgccatctcacatcaacacacgccatcacacgccatctcacatcaacacacgccatctcacatcaacacacgccatctcacatcatcgcacgccatctcacatcaacacacgccatcacacgctatctcacatcaacacacgccatcacacatcaacacacgccatcacacatcaacacacgccatcacacatcaacacacgccatcacacatCATCGCACGCCACTAAACTCacatatttattgttattgtttgtatgtagtgctttgtgttgttttgtatgAAGGGTTAGTGCTAGCAATTTTCACGtataattcaaattaatgtttatatatttaattttttaattaaaacattaattaaatgctattaaaagtttaaaccagtatgaaagaaaaacatcagcTTATTAACCTGATAAACGCCTCCTACAGCCTGCGCTAATCCCAGACACTGCGCGCTTAGATTAAAAAAACGCCAAGATAAACAGGCAGTACTTCGCGAGGATGGAGCTCGTAGCAAAGAATCGTTCAGGTATCACTGCAGAGATGTGGAATCCGTACGagtttgaaaagtcagatgaaCACGGTTGTGTAAAATATGACGCTGCGTTACGTCATAATCGGCTGCAATTACGTCATTTTCAATCTCGGGACGTTCGACAGACGGAGTGAGAAAATTGACGCCACAGTGTTcgtattttgttagcaacaagctaggcaGCTAGCGCGGATGACTGAcgtatattttctttctcaaacagcaaactgtagagttttagatttaacacaaatatatctgtatgttgattaatctaaagctaatgcttgtgtatacagtgtaaaTCGTTTAAACGTAAGAAGTTTAGCTTTGTGTATTTCTGTCGCTCTGAGCAGCCATGACGGTTTGAACGCATTGATTTACTCCGTAAACGTGGAAGGAACTCGGGTTTGAGAAGAATACGCCGAGCTGCGGTGGCGTTCCACGTCACGAAAGACACGGTCCCCGTTTACTCTCGAGAAAGACGCGTTCATTACGTTGTGCAgaaatagtaacagcaccatctatagcaCACAgtgcaaataatttattttttaaaaaatgtattatttctttaaatattgtttatttagaaGAACATTTGTTCGCACTGTTTGCTATAGATGGCGCTGTTACTATTTTTCCAAAGtctattctaataaataaaaaacgtTATAAATACAGTGCGTAATTTTTCAACTGCGTTatgtaagaatttaaaaaatcgtAATCGAGAATCGTTCATAAAGTTATGAAGTACGATACAATTTTCATCCATAAGGCTGCTGATGATCCACTGAATCTGCTGCCATGCATCTCAGTTTGTGACTGAACTCTGCTCCGTAACCAGTTTATGATTGTCGCATcgattaatttaaattaaaagatcATTAGTGTCATGAATAAAGGTGTAAGGAGGTAAATTATAACCTCCAGCGTGCTAGAAGGCTGCGTCTCAGACAGTAACCCCGCGGTCACGCTAGCAAGCGACTCACGTGCAGGTGATTTTCAGGGCCGAGGGCGAGACCTGCGTGGAGTTCAAGGCCATGCTGATCGCGGTGGGgatccacctcctcctcctgacGTTTGAGGTTCTGGTGTGTGACCGTGTGGAGAGAGGGAAACACTTCTGGCTGCTGGTCTTCATGCCGCTGTTCTTCGTCTCGCCCGTCTCCGTGGCCGCGTGTGTGTGGGGCTTCAGGCACGACCGCTCGCTTGAGGTCAGTCACTCCATCAGGTTTTAGGAGAGTGTTCTCCTCTTCAGTCCCGTAGCTACACGTTCTTCACGATTAACATCTCGCTCTTACGTCACTCTTCTCCTCAGCTCGAGATCCTGTGCTCGGTAAACATACTGCAGTTCATCTTCATCGCACTGCGGCTGGATAAAATCATCAACTGGCCGTGGCTGGTAAGATCTCCTACGCTCTCGGGGTGAAGGTCATGTGATCTGATGGTGCTGCGGCGGCAGCTCAGTGGTCCAGGTTCTAGTGAATAGAGTCATTTTACAGCGATGTGTATTCTCTACTTCCGGGTCAGCTTGTGCCACATCAGTTACTCCTTCCTGTATTgtctcatttatttaacaaattattttgtTCTCGGGACGGATATGGAGCTACTCCTTTCCTAACAAATTATTTTGTTCTCCTTTGGTTCTGAGTTTCTCCatttctctggtttctttctgttcttctttgttttctttcttgttttcttccttttttgtcaGTCAGCTGTGTTTCCTGGGATTTTAGCTGTTCACACATGATTCACCTGATAATTTCCTGGGAATTGTATTAAGAGTTGTCCTGGTAATTCACTGGACAGCACTtgcattttctctttattttccatttaaaatacGCCAAGTTTCCCTTTTAGCCAAgaataaaactgtatttatatatttatacacacagtgtgttcaCATAATAAATACGTTAAGCACTCTCtgtggtagagagagagagagtgaaggaacatgttcttttctttcttttcttatttatttatttatttatttatttgtttgtttgtttgtttgtgtttgtgcaggtgGTGTGTGTGCCGCTGTGGATTCTGATGTCCTTCCTGTGTCTGGTGGTGCTTTATTACATCGTGTGGTCTGTGCTTTTCCTGCGCTCCATGGACGTGATCGCAGAGCAGCGCCGCACACACATCACCATGGCCATCAGCTGGATGGCTATCGTCGTGCCTCTGCTGACTTTCGAGGTATTAAATACGTCTGTTACgtgcagcgtgtgtgtgcgagtgtgtgtgcgagtgtgtgtgcgagtgtgtgtgcgagtgcgcacgcgtgtgtgagtgtgtgtgagtgtgtgtgagtgagtgagtgtgtgtgcgagtgtgtgtgtgtgtgagtgtgtgtgagtgtgtgtgagtgtgtgagtgagtgagtgagtgagtgtgtgtgcgagtgagtgtgtgtgtgtgtgagtgtgtgagtgagtgtgtttgtgagtgagtgagtgtgtgagtgagtgtgtgtgtgtgtgagtgtgtgagtgtgtgtgtgcgagtgtgagtgagtgagtgagtgagtgtatgcgagtgtgagtgtgagtgtgagtgtgtgtgtgtgtgtatgcgagtgtgtgtgcgcgagtgtgtgtgtgagtgtgtgtgtgagtgagtgtgtgagtgagtgtgtgcgagtgtgcatgcgagtgtgtgtgtgttgtgatgagAATCGTCTCTGCATCTCTGAATGTCCTGCAGCAGTTTGTGTGGTCGTGTGAGTTTTAATCCTCAGTACTGTATTTGGTATAAAACTGTTTATTGGTGATTCATCAGTTTGCAGATTTTTACTCAgtttaattaaaagtaaaagaaataatgttatataattcACATAAAGTGAAAACCGTCAGCGTTTGGTCCAGAGTGTCCCGAATTTCAGTTTTTCGTTTCCATCAAGTAGAAAACTTTAGAGTTtataattgtttgtttatttctctccattatacatatatataatttttttcacttcatgTTTGACCTCAGATCCTCCTGGTGCACAAGTTAGATGGTCATTACGAGTCCAAATTCGTGCCGGTGTTTGTGCCGCTCTGGATCTCCCTGGTGACGCTGATGGCAACTACGTTCGGCCAGAAAGGAGGCAATCACTGTAAGTCCATTTGTCTGTTTAGTTCTAGGGCGTAACGATTCGTTCATATTCTCAGCGTATCGGTTAGAATTCCTCCCGACGTCACGGCATCAATCGTATGAGAAACAAAACTGTTCACACtgttaaacaaacacaagaTTAAATTAATCTTGTTCACGTGATCTTGTGCAGCAGATCTCTACTGGGATCAGGAAAAAAACTCTACGTGTATTGCACATGCTTGACATCATTCTTTAtcgttattaaaaaaaatccacacacactataattcCTATAGTTTTATTCCTATAGAGCGCTGTCTTTTTCcattgttttaaaagaaaaaacctgtttaggccacgcccactttagCTACAGATATTGCTTTACATCCTCATTGTCACCTTTACATtcttctctctcacattctGCTCGTTCCTCTCGTCCAGGGTGGTTTGGCATTCGTAAGGACTTCTGCCAGTTCCTGCTGGAACTCTTTCCTTTCCTGCGCGAGTACGGAAACATCTCCTACGACCTGCAGCACGAAGACTCGGAGGTGTCCGAAGAGCTTCCTGTCCATGAGCCGCCTAAAATCGCGCCCATGTTCCGCAAGAAAACGGGCGTCGTCATCACGCAGAGCCCTGGGAAGTACTTTGTGCCGCCGCCTAAGTTATGCATTGACATGcctgattaaaaataaagtcagaATTCCTTGAACAGAGAGCGAGAGGAGTGTAGTACCATGGACCAGAGTTCACTTCGGGCCAGCAGCGGAACACCAGAATCACCGTGAGTGAGACGGGccagtcagagaaaaaaaaaaaaaaccaaaacactgaGACGATCTCAGCTCCTGTTTGctgaaaactttttaaaaactggTGAAACGGGGCTTGAATGAGGCGGCAGGTGGTGAGCGTGGCTCGCTGTTTGACTTTCCCCGTGATCTTTTCCACACTCCTGCGTTCTCATCACTCCTCCAACACTCACTGTAGTTTTTCCCGAGTAAGTCGTGTACAATGTGGAGAAAGTTACGTAGCTAAGCCAAAGAACATTAGAAGGTTCATAACGCTGGGGTAACGTCCCATTTCTTCCAGCAATACCTGttacatgtgtttgttttttttatttgtatttttgttcaaGTATGGCAGCAGCGAACAACGTAATTAATTTTCCGTCACTTTATGTATGTAGTTGATCAGTCAGTGTTTACTAGAACACATCGAGGACACAgactcactaacacacagctCGTGTTTATGTTTATGGACCATGTGGAAGGATTTACAGCCTTATCACACTGCGTACGtgtatttcacatttacacTCTGTCGTGTTATTCTCGCTTGTTGAcccatttcctgttttattagagaaaaataatccagTTCTGACGCAACTCTATTTAACACTAGCAgctgaataaaagaaaacatcttATTTTTTGCCGTCACACACCAGGCTTGTGCGATATCGATGTTACCGTAGTTACGATATCGTTACGTTTCATCATCCagaacctaaaaaaaaataaatcacgaTAAACGATTTAATCATTCGGAGCATTTCCACTATATCAGGTGTAAGGAGAGTAGAGGAggagtaatattattattattattattattattattattattattaatattacagctGTGCGGTCGGGAGCTGCTTACAGGCAGAGACAATCACGCAAACTCAGCTGGAGGCTGCATTTatagttaaagaaaaaaaaagaaataacgtATATTTTGGATGTAAtccttttaaaaatcagttgTGTAATGTCCACACAGCCGACATTTTCAGTGTTGATCAAAGTATTTGAACGTGTCCGAGTGcaggagagcaaaaaaaaacccactaatTTTTAATCCTCACCATCTCTGACCACTTTTGGACAATTTTTTCAGCATcatcactaataataaatacagtaactgGTGTTATCTCTATACGTGTGGAATGTTCGCTAAGCAGAACACACGCTTATAGATAATGAACTCTAAACGTTCTCCGTTTACTGggacagaaagcgagagagcGCCGCGAGTCCAGTCGAGAGCGtgtgagagggagggaaagggggcggagcttccggTTAAATAgcgagactccttccgtaaatgttaaataaatgttaaataaatgttaaataaaaatgttaaataaattattatacttCTTCCTTTGTTACAACACGTTTTTTAAAtcggtttattattagtgttatgtGGCGCGTCCGCTGTacgcgtccctgtgaatgagctgttactatagaaacgataacgcgtTAGAGCGagagcgttaatataaacctgtggccCTGTTACAGCCGGAaatacacaccttctgaccaatcagagtcgagcATTCAACCTACTCTGCTATAAATCTTTCTATCGCACAAGCCTAACACACAGTATATAATCACAGTAATACATCAACACGCAAGTATgtaaagatataaatatataaaatataatataatatattctgAAGTAGACATTTAACCTGCACTTCCAGACCTACATTAGTAAAGCAGCCTGGATATATCTGCCTttttctagtgtgtgtgtgtgagagtgtgagtgtgtgtgtatatgtgagtgtgtgtgtgtgtgtgtgtgtgagagtgtgagtgtgtgtgtgtgtgtgtgtgtgtgagagagtgtgtgtatgtgtgtatatgtgagtgtgtgtgtgtgtgtgtgtaagtatatgtgtgtgtgtgaatgtgtgtatatgtatgtgtgtgtgtgtgtgtatgtatatgtgtatgagtgtgtgtgtgtgtgtatgagtgtgtgtatgagtgtgtgtatgagtgtgtgtgtatgagtgtgtgtatgagtgtgtgtatgagtgtgtgtatgagtgtgtgtgtgtgtgtatgagtgtgtgtatgagtgtgtgtatgagtgtgtgtgtgagtgtgtatgtgtgtgtgtatgagtgtgtgtatgagtgtgtatgagtgtgtgtgtttgcgtgtgtgtgtgtgtgtgtatgagtgtgtgtatgagtgtgtgtgtgagtgcgtgtgtttgcgtgtgtatgtgtgtgtgtatgagtgagtgtgtatgtgtgtgtgtgtgtgtatgtgtgtgtgtgtttgcgtgtgtgtgtgtttgcgtgtgtgtgtgtgtatgtgtgtgtgtgtgtgtgtgtgtgtatgagtgagtgtgtgtgtgtgtatgagtgtgtgtatgagtgtgtgtgtgagtgtgtgtgtgagtgtgtgtatgagtgtgtgtgtttgcgggtgtatgagtgtgtatgagtgtgtgtatgagagtgtgtgtgtttgcgtgtgtatgtgtgtgtatgagtgagtgtgtgtgtgtgtatgtgtgtatgagtgtgtgtgtgtgtgtgtgtgtgtgtttgcgtgtgtatgtgtgtgtgtatgagtgagtgtgtgtgtgtgtatgagtgtatgtgtgtgtgtgtgtgtgtgtgtatgtgtgtgtgtatgtgtgtgtgtgtgtgtatgtgtgtgtgtgtgtgtatgtgtgtgtgtgtgtgtactcagcTGGCCTGAGGTAGCAGCAGTGGAGCTCCTGGTAGCAGATGTGGACCAGCGTGTTGTTCGCGCTGCATCTGTGCTGTTCGTCGTGTAAAAGTGTTGAAGCTGTTCATTTCGGCcgacattaaaatattattaaaaactaaCACTGTGGATTTGTTTCTTTACAATTCAGTTCAATAAAACGCTGATGTAAGTGGTACAGCGGGTCATAAATATCCTCTACACCACCTCccctacaccacctctacaccacctctacaccacctccactacaccacctccactacaccacctctactACACCACCTCccctacaccacctctacacctctacaccacctctacacctctacctccactacaccacctctacaccacctccactacaccacctctacacctctacctccactacaccacctctacaccacctctacacctctacaccacctctactacaccacctctacaccacctctacacctctacaccacctcccctacaccacctctacaccacctccactacaccacctctacaccacctcccctacaccacctctacacctctacaccacctctacaccacctctacacctctacaccaccaccacctctacaccacctctacacctctacctccactacaccacctctacaccacctctacaccacctctacacctctacaccacctccactacaccacctctacacctctacctccactacaccacctctacaccacctcccctacaccacctctacacctctacctccactacaccacctctacaccacctctacacctctacctccactacaccacctcccctacaccacctctacaccacctctactacaccacctctacaccacctccactacaccacctctacacctctacctccactacac includes:
- the tmem185 gene encoding transmembrane protein 185-like isoform X1, coding for MNLRGFFQDFNPSKFLIYACLLLFSVLLSLRLDRDIEWSYWAVFAPIWLWKLMVIIGASVGTGVWAHNPQYRAEGETCVEFKAMLIAVGIHLLLLTFEVLVCDRVERGKHFWLLVFMPLFFVSPVSVAACVWGFRHDRSLELEILCSVNILQFIFIALRLDKIINWPWLVVCVPLWILMSFLCLVVLYYIVWSVLFLRSMDVIAEQRRTHITMAISWMAIVVPLLTFEILLVHKLDGHYESKFVPVFVPLWISLVTLMATTFGQKGGNHWWFGIRKDFCQFLLELFPFLREYGNISYDLQHEDSEVSEELPVHEPPKIAPMFRKKTGVVITQSPGKYFVPPPKLCIDMPD
- the tmem185 gene encoding transmembrane protein 185-like isoform X2 encodes the protein MVIIGASVGTGVWAHNPQYRAEGETCVEFKAMLIAVGIHLLLLTFEVLVCDRVERGKHFWLLVFMPLFFVSPVSVAACVWGFRHDRSLELEILCSVNILQFIFIALRLDKIINWPWLVVCVPLWILMSFLCLVVLYYIVWSVLFLRSMDVIAEQRRTHITMAISWMAIVVPLLTFEILLVHKLDGHYESKFVPVFVPLWISLVTLMATTFGQKGGNHWWFGIRKDFCQFLLELFPFLREYGNISYDLQHEDSEVSEELPVHEPPKIAPMFRKKTGVVITQSPGKYFVPPPKLCIDMPD